The Nocardioides humi genome includes a region encoding these proteins:
- a CDS encoding ANTAR domain-containing protein: protein MGPGSVPSAPSARSGTCARHSLQERAVRQSGLTPNKLQTALNSRILVEQAKGVLLASAGIDVGQAFKLMRDYSRRNQSTRQDRCPKRRQSGPDRRSAPPPLTPRIGRDGPAEVDPASR, encoded by the coding sequence GTGGGCCCCGGGTCCGTCCCCTCGGCCCCGAGCGCGCGGAGCGGGACCTGTGCGCGTCACTCTCTGCAGGAGCGTGCCGTTCGCCAGTCCGGGCTCACGCCGAACAAGCTGCAGACCGCACTCAACAGTCGCATCCTGGTCGAGCAGGCCAAGGGCGTCCTGTTGGCAAGCGCCGGCATCGACGTGGGCCAGGCCTTCAAGCTGATGCGTGACTACAGCCGCCGCAATCAATCAACCCGTCAAGACCGTTGCCCAAAGCGTCGTCAATCGGGTCCTGACCGTCGATCAGCTCCGCCGCCTTTGACTCCCCGCATTGGTCGGGACGGGCCAGCAGAGGTGGATCCCGCCAGTCGGTGA
- a CDS encoding helix-turn-helix domain-containing protein, protein MAQRAGFTGFEYVAPPVAVRRAAERPRLADAAARVTEHVNDRYTAQLPRPEATVVSLHQDQPASTFEPDGPVEHAVVAAAEAFGTTPEVLLGADRTRTAADARAVAMTAARIHGHSLPTIARHFERDHTTVLHATRQIEKTPPLRDLAAKIAAELPEEPAAASTRSADVDEQITAAGHRSPGARAQARAVPVSGERPQLRVAR, encoded by the coding sequence ATGGCACAACGGGCGGGATTCACGGGGTTCGAATATGTCGCTCCGCCGGTAGCCGTACGCCGCGCCGCCGAACGCCCCCGTCTGGCCGACGCCGCGGCCCGGGTCACCGAGCACGTCAACGACCGCTACACCGCCCAACTCCCCCGCCCCGAGGCCACCGTCGTCAGCCTCCACCAGGACCAGCCCGCGTCGACCTTCGAGCCCGATGGCCCGGTCGAGCACGCCGTCGTCGCGGCCGCCGAGGCCTTCGGCACCACACCCGAGGTCCTCTTGGGCGCCGACCGGACCCGGACGGCCGCCGACGCCCGAGCGGTGGCCATGACCGCGGCCCGCATCCACGGGCACAGCCTGCCGACGATCGCGCGGCACTTCGAACGCGACCACACGACCGTGCTCCACGCCACCCGGCAGATCGAGAAGACCCCGCCGCTGCGCGACCTGGCCGCGAAGATCGCAGCCGAGCTCCCCGAGGAGCCGGCCGCTGCCAGCACCCGCTCGGCCGACGTCGACGAGCAGATCACCGCGGCCGGCCACCGCTCCCCCGGCGCCCGGGCCCAGGCGCGCGCGGTCCCCGTCTCCGGCGAGCGTCCGCAGCTGAGGGTCGCCCGGTGA
- a CDS encoding DUF5994 family protein, with protein sequence MTTSPTVSLSSQTPRERVALRLRLDTSFQSGPLDGAWWPQSRDLQVEAADLVDHFPDLIGRIERLLFSRPDWDAVSGAPSMRRIHAARGTVKVGSFPSDDTHVMIVKMISGQRIRLLVVPSDTEPGLASRVMQQAADDRNIEAPSTLLGLSGPDQSHIGDAVWDDHAGSHA encoded by the coding sequence ATGACGACGTCACCGACAGTTTCCCTCTCATCGCAGACGCCGCGCGAGCGCGTTGCGCTGCGACTCCGCCTCGACACCAGCTTCCAATCCGGCCCGCTTGACGGGGCCTGGTGGCCCCAGTCCCGTGATCTTCAAGTCGAAGCCGCGGACCTCGTGGATCACTTCCCCGATCTGATCGGCCGGATCGAGCGTCTGCTGTTCTCCCGACCCGACTGGGACGCGGTCAGCGGCGCCCCGAGCATGCGCCGGATCCATGCCGCCCGCGGCACGGTCAAGGTGGGCTCCTTCCCGAGCGACGACACCCACGTGATGATCGTGAAGATGATTTCAGGGCAACGGATACGGCTGTTGGTCGTCCCCAGCGATACCGAGCCCGGCCTCGCATCGAGGGTCATGCAGCAGGCAGCTGACGATCGCAATATTGAGGCGCCCAGCACGCTCCTCGGGTTGTCCGGACCGGACCAGAGCCACATCGGGGACGCCGTCTGGGACGACCATGCGGGCAGCCACGCATAA
- a CDS encoding helix-turn-helix domain-containing protein, which translates to MSRVREVDYRWHLRQLMATRGLFSTTDLAPLLAERGIELSAAQVYRLVTGTPERLNLYVLAALCDALGCTPDDLVEPVVVADAKRTRRAAGSKDSGQLSAAGKATRPTRAKIVPDK; encoded by the coding sequence ATGAGTCGAGTTCGTGAGGTCGACTACCGCTGGCACCTGCGCCAGCTGATGGCCACCCGCGGGTTGTTCTCCACCACAGACCTGGCGCCGCTCCTGGCCGAACGCGGCATCGAGCTGTCCGCAGCCCAGGTCTACCGGCTGGTCACGGGCACCCCGGAGCGTCTGAACCTGTACGTGCTCGCTGCGCTGTGCGACGCCCTGGGCTGCACCCCGGATGACCTCGTGGAGCCGGTCGTCGTCGCGGACGCGAAACGGACCCGCCGCGCCGCCGGCAGCAAGGACTCCGGCCAACTGTCCGCCGCTGGGAAGGCGACGCGCCCGACCCGGGCGAAGATCGTCCCCGACAAGTGA
- a CDS encoding thermonuclease family protein, protein MKALLGLAAAAIAALTAGGITAARPGTPTGADPSEGTATQVRVTAVVDGDTLRVEDLGGRPLGRVRLLGIDAPEVAHPPTPAECYADQSTDLLEDLAPVGSTVQLVTDSGQPGRDRYDRLLRYVDHDDVDVAHELLARGAARRYEAGQDLAREDSYVAAADDAQEAASGLWGTC, encoded by the coding sequence GTGAAGGCCCTCCTCGGCCTGGCCGCCGCTGCCATCGCCGCGCTCACCGCCGGCGGCATCACCGCAGCCCGCCCCGGCACCCCCACGGGCGCCGACCCATCGGAGGGCACGGCCACCCAAGTGCGGGTGACGGCCGTCGTCGACGGAGACACCCTCCGCGTCGAGGACCTGGGCGGCCGCCCGCTCGGCCGAGTCCGACTGCTCGGCATCGACGCCCCCGAAGTCGCCCACCCGCCGACGCCCGCCGAGTGCTACGCCGACCAGTCAACCGACCTGCTCGAGGACCTCGCGCCGGTCGGCAGCACCGTCCAGCTCGTCACCGACAGCGGACAGCCCGGCCGCGACCGATACGACCGGTTGCTGCGCTACGTCGACCACGACGACGTCGACGTAGCGCACGAGCTCCTGGCCCGCGGCGCCGCACGCCGCTACGAGGCAGGCCAGGACCTCGCCCGGGAAGACTCCTACGTCGCGGCCGCCGACGATGCCCAGGAGGCCGCCAGTGGCCTGTGGGGCACCTGCTGA
- a CDS encoding DUF5994 family protein, whose amino-acid sequence MAEHPGKGHLDGGWWPQTRELAVELADLVDHFPAQSGRVVRALVSPPDWDSTPRTIPVTGRYVKVGAFPRDDTHLVLLKTSDRRTLYVLVVPPGFSPDQGDEALRASAEAGNDHTATEVLHEVAGHPDLDPGGHWSDDGGSWWGPEAGKPSTRMGA is encoded by the coding sequence ATGGCCGAGCACCCGGGCAAAGGTCATCTGGACGGGGGGTGGTGGCCCCAGACCCGTGAGTTGGCCGTGGAACTGGCGGATCTGGTCGACCACTTCCCGGCGCAGTCCGGCCGGGTTGTCCGCGCGTTGGTTTCGCCGCCCGACTGGGACTCCACGCCGCGCACCATTCCGGTCACGGGTCGCTACGTGAAGGTCGGCGCATTCCCTCGCGACGATACCCACCTCGTCCTGCTTAAGACGTCGGACAGGCGCACGCTCTACGTCCTGGTTGTTCCGCCCGGGTTCTCTCCTGACCAAGGCGACGAAGCGCTCCGGGCGTCGGCCGAGGCCGGGAATGACCACACGGCCACCGAAGTCCTCCACGAGGTGGCCGGCCACCCGGACCTCGATCCTGGCGGACACTGGAGCGACGACGGCGGTTCATGGTGGGGCCCAGAGGCGGGTAAGCCTTCGACGCGAATGGGTGCGTGA